One genomic segment of Pandoraea thiooxydans includes these proteins:
- the ada gene encoding bifunctional DNA-binding transcriptional regulator/O6-methylguanine-DNA methyltransferase Ada, whose product MNAMTDAAVKAVSDVKAPYASDEAKWEAVLQRDPAADGVFYYSVRTTGVYCRPSCASRRARRENIQFHASAQAAEQAGFRPCKRCRPDQQGPAARQAALIAAACRTIEQAPEMPSLEDLARAAQMSRFHFHRLFRAQTGVTPKAYGDAHRARRVRDALGRSATVTEAIYDAGFNSNGRFYETSPDVLGMTPTAFRAGGRGVSIRFAVGECWLGPILVAATGKGVCAILLGDDPDALVRDLQDRFPNAQLVGADAEFEQWIACVVGFIDRPARGLDLPLDVLGTAFQQRVWQALREIPPGSTASYAEIARRIGQPRAVRAVAQACASNWLAVAIPCHRVVRTDGALSGYRWGVERKRALLDKEAVQAGGGTPA is encoded by the coding sequence ATGAACGCAATGACCGATGCCGCAGTAAAAGCCGTCTCCGATGTCAAGGCGCCATACGCCAGCGATGAGGCCAAGTGGGAGGCCGTGCTGCAACGCGATCCGGCGGCCGACGGCGTGTTCTATTACTCGGTGCGTACCACCGGCGTGTATTGCCGTCCGTCGTGTGCGTCGCGCCGGGCGCGCCGCGAGAACATCCAGTTCCACGCCAGCGCGCAAGCCGCCGAGCAGGCGGGATTTCGGCCCTGCAAGCGTTGCCGGCCCGACCAGCAAGGCCCCGCCGCGCGGCAGGCGGCGCTGATCGCCGCTGCCTGCCGCACCATCGAGCAGGCACCCGAGATGCCCAGCCTGGAAGACCTGGCGCGTGCCGCGCAGATGAGCCGGTTCCATTTCCATCGCTTGTTCCGGGCCCAGACCGGCGTGACGCCCAAGGCCTACGGCGATGCGCACCGCGCTCGCCGCGTGCGCGATGCGCTGGGCCGCAGCGCGACCGTGACCGAGGCGATTTACGACGCAGGCTTCAATTCCAATGGCCGCTTCTACGAGACTTCGCCCGATGTGCTGGGCATGACGCCGACGGCTTTTCGCGCGGGCGGCCGCGGCGTCTCGATCCGCTTTGCGGTGGGTGAATGCTGGCTCGGCCCGATCCTGGTGGCCGCTACCGGCAAGGGCGTGTGCGCGATTTTGCTGGGCGACGATCCCGATGCGCTGGTGCGTGACCTGCAGGACCGTTTCCCGAATGCGCAACTGGTCGGCGCCGACGCCGAGTTCGAACAATGGATTGCGTGCGTGGTGGGCTTTATCGATCGTCCCGCGCGCGGCCTGGATTTGCCGCTGGACGTGCTCGGCACTGCGTTTCAACAGCGCGTGTGGCAGGCGTTGCGCGAGATTCCGCCGGGCTCTACCGCGAGCTATGCCGAGATTGCCCGGCGTATCGGTCAGCCCCGGGCGGTGCGGGCGGTGGCTCAGGCGTGCGCGTCGAACTGGCTGGCCGTGGCCATCCCGTGCCACCGCGTAGTGCGCACCGACGGCGCGCTGTCCGGTTACCGTTGGGGGGTCGAGCGCAAGCGCGCGTTGCTCGACAAGGAGGCGGTGCAAGCCGGCGGCGGCACGCCTGCCTGA
- a CDS encoding trimeric intracellular cation channel family protein, whose amino-acid sequence MLLYAIFLVAIVAEAMTGAMAAGRRDMDLFGVCFVACVTALGGGSVRDVLLGHYPLSWVGHPEYIWFTAGAALAAALLAGVLRYLRVVFLLIDALGLVAFTLIGCNVALEAGHAATVVIISGLITGCFGGIMRDLFCGDVPLVFRHEMYASISLLVGLAYVVLRHFAVPEGAAVVGCLIGGFCLRALAIRYDWHIPKFVYRDKP is encoded by the coding sequence ATGCTGCTTTATGCCATTTTTCTGGTGGCGATCGTCGCCGAGGCGATGACCGGCGCGATGGCCGCCGGCCGGCGCGACATGGATCTGTTCGGCGTGTGTTTCGTCGCCTGCGTGACCGCGCTGGGCGGCGGCTCGGTGCGCGACGTGCTGCTCGGGCATTACCCGCTGAGCTGGGTAGGACACCCGGAATACATCTGGTTCACGGCGGGTGCGGCATTGGCCGCGGCGCTGCTCGCCGGGGTGCTGCGCTATTTGCGCGTGGTGTTCCTGCTGATCGATGCGCTGGGGTTGGTGGCGTTCACGCTGATCGGCTGCAATGTCGCGCTGGAGGCAGGGCATGCCGCCACCGTGGTGATCATCAGCGGCCTGATCACCGGGTGCTTCGGCGGTATCATGCGCGACCTTTTCTGCGGCGACGTGCCGCTCGTATTTCGTCATGAAATGTATGCCAGCATCTCGCTGCTGGTGGGTTTGGCCTATGTCGTGCTGCGGCACTTCGCGGTACCCGAGGGCGCGGCCGTGGTCGGCTGCCTGATTGGCGGGTTCTGTCTGCGCGCGCTGGCGATTCGTTATGACTGGCATATTCCGAAGTTCGTCTACCGTGACAAGCCCTGA
- a CDS encoding MFS transporter has translation MIARRTVVLLGLSQLICWGITYYLIGGFGASIVADLGWPPTLVYGGFSAALLVMGLVSPVTGRLIDRFGGRPVMAAGSLCSAIGCAGLALSHNVLIYYAAWLCLGLAMRLTLYDAAFAALARLGGPEARQPMAQITLLGGLSSTVFWPLGHRLALAFGWRGALLAYAGFALLTLPLHLAIPAGRYRASPGARHAAPPALAATGSQRLLAGGLYVVIVTLANFLNSGMSAHMIDILSGLGLGAGLAVWISTLRGIGQSSSRLCEVAFGKRLHPLQLNLLATAGLPLCFLAGVFSGHFLAAAIVFAFLYGASNGLVTITRGTLPLVLFDHRTYGSFVGQLLVPSFLLSAVSPLAYAFVIAHFGERAALDLSIVLASVIVLAAAILKWRFDPAATATPPSQGLSR, from the coding sequence ATGATCGCGCGCCGCACCGTGGTGCTGCTGGGCCTGTCGCAGTTGATCTGCTGGGGCATCACCTACTATCTGATCGGCGGCTTCGGGGCATCGATCGTTGCCGACCTGGGTTGGCCGCCGACGCTCGTCTACGGCGGGTTCTCGGCCGCGCTGCTGGTGATGGGCCTGGTCTCGCCCGTGACCGGACGCCTGATCGACCGCTTCGGCGGGCGCCCGGTGATGGCCGCCGGTTCGCTGTGCAGCGCAATCGGCTGCGCCGGCCTCGCGCTGTCGCATAACGTGCTGATTTATTACGCGGCCTGGCTATGCCTGGGTCTGGCCATGCGGCTGACGCTTTATGACGCCGCGTTCGCCGCGCTGGCGCGTCTTGGCGGCCCTGAAGCACGCCAGCCAATGGCCCAGATCACGCTGCTCGGGGGCTTGTCCTCGACGGTATTCTGGCCGCTCGGCCACCGGCTCGCGCTCGCCTTCGGTTGGCGCGGGGCGCTGCTGGCCTACGCCGGCTTCGCGCTGCTGACGCTGCCGCTGCATTTGGCCATTCCGGCCGGCAGATACCGCGCATCGCCGGGCGCCAGGCACGCCGCGCCGCCGGCACTGGCGGCGACCGGGTCGCAGCGGCTGCTCGCCGGCGGGCTGTATGTGGTCATCGTCACGCTGGCGAATTTCCTCAACTCGGGCATGTCGGCGCACATGATCGACATCCTGTCGGGTCTCGGCCTGGGTGCCGGCCTCGCGGTCTGGATCTCGACGCTGCGCGGCATCGGCCAATCGTCGTCACGCCTGTGCGAAGTGGCATTCGGCAAGCGCCTGCACCCGCTGCAGCTCAATTTGCTCGCCACCGCGGGCCTGCCGCTGTGTTTTCTCGCCGGTGTGTTCAGCGGTCACTTCCTCGCCGCAGCCATCGTGTTCGCATTTCTGTACGGGGCCAGCAATGGACTGGTGACGATCACGCGCGGCACTTTGCCGCTGGTGCTGTTCGACCATCGCACCTATGGCAGCTTCGTCGGGCAGTTGCTGGTGCCCAGCTTCCTGCTCTCGGCGGTCTCGCCGCTGGCCTATGCATTCGTGATCGCGCATTTCGGCGAGCGGGCTGCGCTGGACCTGTCGATCGTGCTGGCCAGCGTCATCGTGCTGGCCGCGGCCATCCTGAAATGGCGCTTTGACCCGGCGGCGACGGCAACGCCGCCGTCTCAGGGCTTGTCACGGTAG
- a CDS encoding GNAT family N-acetyltransferase produces the protein MSDLYDAKQSTRGDPALIRLLEECAFNAWPARQTVFFDGWLLRLGAGYTKRANSANAWCTTGSMADVIGAAETFYERHALPPVFRLSPLAGEEADAALAAAGYRQIDPTLVMTAPLAHDTRSDPTVTLQPEADAAWCAGFARANAIAPAMRATHDEMLAAIAMPKVFAALWQDGAPIAYGLAVAERGWVGLFDILVVPEARGRGVGRRIAAALLDWGRRQGARQAYLQVVAANTPAFKLYQRLGFHHAYDYHYRVRAT, from the coding sequence ATGAGCGATTTGTACGATGCCAAGCAAAGCACGCGGGGCGATCCAGCTCTCATCCGCTTGCTGGAGGAGTGCGCCTTCAATGCCTGGCCGGCCCGGCAGACGGTATTTTTCGACGGCTGGCTACTGCGGCTTGGCGCCGGCTACACCAAGCGCGCCAATTCGGCCAATGCCTGGTGTACGACCGGCTCCATGGCTGACGTCATCGGTGCGGCCGAGACGTTCTACGAGCGGCATGCGTTGCCGCCGGTTTTTCGTCTGTCGCCGCTGGCCGGCGAGGAGGCCGACGCCGCGCTGGCCGCCGCCGGCTATCGCCAGATCGACCCGACGCTGGTGATGACGGCACCGCTGGCGCACGACACCCGATCCGACCCCACCGTGACGCTACAGCCCGAAGCGGATGCCGCCTGGTGCGCCGGTTTTGCGCGGGCCAATGCGATAGCGCCCGCGATGCGGGCTACCCATGACGAGATGCTGGCGGCGATTGCCATGCCGAAAGTGTTCGCCGCGCTGTGGCAGGATGGCGCTCCGATTGCCTACGGGCTGGCCGTGGCCGAGCGTGGCTGGGTGGGGCTGTTCGACATCCTGGTCGTGCCCGAAGCGCGCGGCCGCGGCGTCGGGCGCCGGATCGCCGCCGCCTTGCTGGATTGGGGGCGGCGCCAGGGCGCCAGGCAGGCCTATCTGCAGGTGGTCGCCGCCAACACGCCGGCATTCAAGCTCTATCAGCGGCTCGGGTTTCATCACGCATACGATTATCACTATCGCGTAAGGGCAACATAA
- a CDS encoding GNAT family N-acetyltransferase, translating to MPSLTPPGLIVRNATEADLPAIQQIYAHHVRHSLASFEEVPPDLAELRARRAAVLGHGLPYLSAEQDGTVVGYCYATPYRTRPAYRHTIEDSIYIAPELAGRGIGRALLSALIARCESGPWRQMIAVIGNSGNAGSVGLHRALGFRLVGTFEGVGFKHGQWVNTVLMQRALGDGMDSPPTGFTAGQGAR from the coding sequence ATGCCCAGCCTCACTCCGCCCGGCCTGATCGTTCGGAACGCTACCGAAGCCGACCTGCCTGCGATCCAGCAGATCTACGCCCATCACGTGCGGCATAGCCTGGCCAGCTTCGAGGAAGTGCCGCCTGATCTGGCCGAGTTGCGCGCGCGACGCGCTGCCGTGCTGGGTCACGGCCTGCCCTATCTGAGCGCGGAGCAGGACGGCACCGTGGTCGGCTATTGCTACGCGACGCCCTACCGAACCCGCCCGGCCTATCGCCATACCATCGAGGATTCGATCTACATCGCCCCGGAACTGGCCGGCCGAGGCATCGGCCGGGCCTTGCTGAGCGCGTTGATTGCACGCTGCGAGAGCGGTCCCTGGCGCCAGATGATCGCCGTCATCGGCAATAGCGGCAACGCCGGGTCGGTCGGCCTGCACCGGGCGCTGGGCTTTCGGCTGGTCGGCACCTTCGAAGGCGTTGGCTTCAAGCATGGCCAGTGGGTCAACACGGTGCTGATGCAACGCGCCCTGGGCGACGGCATGGATTCGCCGCCCACGGGCTTCACCGCCGGGCAAGGCGCCCGATGA
- a CDS encoding 2OG-Fe(II) oxygenase produces MHASVFDRVQVAQAAPSTLDWAARVDAQPWADLGVALDERGWAVVPGLLGADECARLAVGYADDERFRSRVVMSRHGFGRGEYRYYAYPLPQPVHALRTALYPHLCEIANRWQRALGLADRFERNHAAFLRRCQDAGQRRPTPLLLQYGPGDYNCLHQDLYGEHVFPLQVAILLSAPARDFTGGEFVLTEQRPRMQSRPHVVPLKQGDAVIFAVHHRPVQGARGIYRVNLRHGVSEVRSGRRHTLGLIFHDAQ; encoded by the coding sequence ATGCACGCTTCCGTATTTGATCGCGTTCAGGTCGCCCAGGCCGCTCCGTCCACGCTCGACTGGGCCGCCCGCGTCGACGCGCAGCCCTGGGCAGACTTGGGCGTCGCGCTCGACGAGCGCGGCTGGGCGGTCGTACCTGGCCTGCTCGGCGCGGATGAGTGCGCTCGGTTGGCTGTCGGCTACGCCGACGATGAGCGCTTTCGCAGCCGCGTGGTGATGAGCCGGCACGGTTTCGGGCGCGGTGAATACCGCTACTACGCATACCCGTTGCCGCAGCCGGTTCATGCCCTGCGCACTGCGTTGTACCCGCATCTTTGCGAGATCGCCAATCGCTGGCAACGGGCGCTCGGTCTCGCGGACCGATTCGAGCGCAATCATGCAGCGTTCCTGCGGCGCTGCCAAGACGCCGGCCAGCGCCGTCCGACCCCGCTGCTGCTCCAATACGGCCCCGGCGACTATAACTGCCTGCATCAGGATTTGTACGGTGAGCACGTATTTCCGCTGCAAGTGGCAATTCTGCTGTCGGCACCGGCGCGCGACTTCACCGGCGGCGAATTCGTGCTGACCGAACAGCGCCCGCGCATGCAGTCGCGCCCGCACGTGGTACCGCTGAAGCAGGGCGACGCGGTGATCTTCGCCGTGCACCACCGGCCAGTACAGGGCGCGCGCGGCATCTACCGGGTCAATCTGCGCCACGGCGTGAGCGAGGTCCGCTCGGGGCGGCGACACACGCTGGGCCTCATTTTTCACGATGCCCAGTAG
- the kefC gene encoding glutathione-regulated potassium-efflux system protein KefC yields the protein MEQHTVLTNVLIYFGAAVAAVAVARAVGLGSVLGYLIAGVAIGPWALGLVRNVQTILHFSEFGVVMMMFLIGLELEPRRLWSLRRGIFGYGGLQMAACALAIYLLGMMLGASWRVALVAALGLSLSSTAIALAILGERNLRNSPAGTVSFGILLFQDIAAIPLIALLPLLGGIGTPGGGHWPAIARAVAVIAAVVLGGRFLLRPALRKIAALDAREIFTAFALFLVAGLAYLMQSVGVSMALGTFLGGVLLADSEYKHALEADIEPFKGLLLGLFFMAVGMSIDFGIFVAHPWQVIGLVLLLCAVKTVVLTLVSRAMAVARPQRLLFAFVLSQGGEFAFVVFAAAAAGRIIPAATASLLTLVVALSMVMTPLLMVLHDRLIAPRANRRDARPDDTIASQHNPVLIAGFGRFGQIVGRLLYSQGIGVTVLDHDPDQIDMLREFGLKVFYGDAGRMDLLDSAGAAEAKILVVAIDGVDESLALIDRVRERFPHLRIYCRARNVSHIYQLMDRQVHVIERETFESSLRLGRAVLEGLGHDPFEARSIALKFRRHNIDSIGRVYPFYKNRKALVSSAREGREELEEMFRRDRERRQAAHGEAWF from the coding sequence ATGGAACAACACACTGTTCTGACCAACGTCCTGATCTATTTTGGCGCGGCCGTCGCGGCGGTGGCGGTGGCGCGCGCGGTGGGCCTGGGCTCGGTGCTCGGCTATCTGATCGCCGGCGTCGCGATCGGACCGTGGGCATTGGGTTTGGTGCGCAACGTGCAGACCATCCTGCATTTTTCCGAGTTCGGCGTGGTGATGATGATGTTCCTGATCGGGCTCGAGCTCGAGCCGCGCCGCTTGTGGTCGTTGCGGCGCGGCATTTTCGGCTATGGCGGACTGCAGATGGCGGCCTGCGCGCTGGCGATCTACCTGCTCGGCATGATGCTGGGCGCCTCCTGGCGGGTTGCGCTGGTCGCCGCGCTGGGCCTGTCGCTGTCGTCCACCGCGATCGCACTGGCGATCCTGGGCGAGCGCAATCTGCGCAATTCGCCGGCCGGCACGGTCAGCTTTGGCATCCTGCTGTTTCAGGACATCGCGGCCATTCCATTGATTGCGCTACTGCCGCTGCTGGGCGGCATCGGCACGCCGGGCGGCGGGCACTGGCCGGCGATCGCCAGGGCGGTGGCGGTGATCGCGGCGGTGGTGCTGGGCGGGCGCTTTCTGCTGCGTCCGGCCCTGCGCAAGATCGCCGCGCTGGACGCCCGCGAAATCTTCACGGCCTTCGCGCTGTTTCTGGTCGCGGGGCTGGCTTATTTGATGCAGAGCGTGGGCGTGTCGATGGCGCTGGGCACCTTCCTCGGCGGCGTGCTATTGGCCGATTCCGAATACAAGCACGCGCTCGAAGCCGATATCGAGCCGTTCAAGGGCCTGCTGCTCGGGCTGTTTTTCATGGCCGTGGGCATGTCGATCGATTTCGGCATTTTCGTTGCGCATCCATGGCAGGTGATCGGGCTGGTGCTGCTGCTGTGCGCGGTCAAGACGGTGGTGTTGACGCTCGTCAGCCGCGCGATGGCGGTCGCCCGGCCGCAGCGCCTGCTGTTTGCCTTCGTGCTGTCGCAGGGCGGCGAGTTCGCTTTCGTGGTGTTTGCCGCCGCGGCTGCCGGACGCATTATCCCGGCCGCGACCGCCTCGCTGCTGACGCTGGTGGTGGCGTTGTCGATGGTCATGACGCCGTTGCTGATGGTGCTGCACGACCGCCTGATCGCGCCGCGTGCGAACCGGCGCGATGCGCGCCCCGACGATACCATCGCCTCGCAGCATAACCCGGTGCTGATCGCCGGCTTTGGCCGCTTCGGGCAGATTGTCGGCCGCCTGCTCTACAGCCAGGGGATCGGCGTGACAGTGCTCGATCACGACCCGGACCAGATCGATATGCTGCGCGAGTTCGGGCTCAAGGTGTTTTATGGCGATGCCGGGCGCATGGACCTGTTGGACTCGGCCGGGGCGGCCGAGGCGAAGATCCTGGTGGTAGCCATCGATGGCGTCGACGAGAGCCTGGCGTTGATCGATCGTGTGCGCGAGCGCTTTCCACACCTGCGGATCTATTGCCGCGCGCGCAACGTGTCGCATATCTACCAATTGATGGATCGGCAGGTTCACGTGATCGAGCGGGAGACCTTTGAATCGTCGCTGCGCCTGGGCCGCGCAGTGCTAGAGGGGCTGGGACACGACCCGTTCGAGGCGCGCTCGATCGCACTGAAATTCCGGCGCCACAACATCGACTCGATCGGACGGGTTTATCCCTTTTATAAAAATCGCAAGGCGCTGGTGTCGAGCGCCCGGGAGGGGCGGGAGGAACTGGAGGAAATGTTCCGGCGCGACCGCGAACGACGCCAGGCCGCTCACGGCGAGGCCTGGTTTTAG
- the leuA gene encoding 2-isopropylmalate synthase: MLQDPSSKYRPFIPFARDFTERTWPSRRIEAPPIWMSTDLRDGNQSLIEPMNAERKLRFFEQLVAVGLKEIEVAFPSASQTDFDFVRKLITENRIPEDVTIEVLTQSREELIRRTVDSLAGARRAIVHLYNAISPAWREVVFGMTRAEVIEIAVAGTRLIKQLTEARPETEWVFQYSPETFSTAELDFALEICNAVSEVWGPTPERKMIFNLPSTVECSTPNVYADQIEWMHRHLARRDAVILSVHPHNDRGTGVAAAELAVMAGADRVEGCLFGNGERTGNVDLVTLALNLYTQGISPGLDFSDIDEVRRCVEYCNQLPVHPRHPYGGDLVFTAFSGSHQDAIKKGFAAQRPDAVWAVPYLPIDPADLGRSYDAVIRVNSQSGKGGVAYLLEQEHGLALPRRLQIEFSRTVQRVTDETGEEVTAADVYRLFSDEYLEQQSPWHLRRHRTGHAPGSERTLVEAELSYQGQPRQCDGHADGTLAAFVAALQLPIRVMDYHEHAIGSGADSAAACYVELRLGDSATGFGVGVDRDIVTASFKAVLSAVNRHIRAGQPGAPTSAAEVEKAAS; encoded by the coding sequence ATGTTGCAAGACCCCTCAAGCAAGTATCGCCCTTTCATTCCGTTCGCCCGCGATTTCACCGAGCGCACCTGGCCGAGCCGCCGCATCGAGGCGCCGCCGATCTGGATGAGCACCGATTTGCGCGACGGTAATCAGTCGCTGATCGAACCGATGAACGCCGAGCGCAAGCTGCGGTTTTTCGAGCAACTGGTGGCGGTCGGCCTCAAGGAAATCGAGGTTGCGTTTCCGTCGGCCTCGCAAACCGACTTCGATTTCGTACGCAAACTGATCACGGAAAACCGGATTCCCGAGGACGTTACGATCGAGGTGCTCACGCAGTCGCGCGAGGAACTGATTCGCCGCACCGTCGACTCGCTGGCCGGTGCACGGCGCGCCATCGTCCATCTGTACAACGCGATTTCGCCGGCCTGGCGCGAGGTCGTGTTCGGCATGACGCGCGCCGAGGTGATCGAGATTGCGGTAGCGGGCACGCGACTGATCAAGCAGTTGACCGAGGCGCGGCCGGAGACCGAATGGGTGTTTCAGTACTCGCCGGAGACATTCAGCACGGCCGAGCTCGATTTCGCGCTGGAGATCTGCAATGCCGTCTCGGAAGTGTGGGGCCCCACGCCCGAGCGCAAAATGATCTTCAACCTGCCGAGCACCGTCGAGTGCAGCACGCCCAATGTCTATGCCGACCAGATCGAATGGATGCATCGTCACTTGGCGCGCCGCGATGCGGTGATTCTCAGCGTTCACCCGCATAACGATCGCGGCACCGGCGTGGCCGCGGCCGAGCTGGCCGTGATGGCCGGCGCCGATCGCGTCGAAGGCTGTTTGTTCGGTAACGGCGAGCGCACCGGCAACGTGGATCTGGTGACGCTGGCGCTCAACCTCTACACGCAGGGTATCTCGCCCGGACTCGATTTCTCCGATATCGACGAGGTGCGTCGCTGCGTCGAGTATTGCAATCAATTGCCGGTCCATCCACGCCATCCGTACGGCGGCGACCTGGTCTTCACGGCCTTCTCCGGCTCGCATCAGGATGCCATCAAGAAGGGTTTCGCCGCGCAGCGTCCCGACGCCGTGTGGGCCGTGCCGTATTTGCCGATCGACCCGGCCGATCTGGGGCGCAGCTACGACGCGGTGATTCGCGTCAACAGCCAGTCGGGCAAGGGCGGCGTGGCCTACCTGCTCGAACAGGAGCACGGCCTGGCGCTGCCGCGCCGCCTGCAGATCGAATTCAGCCGTACCGTGCAGCGTGTCACCGACGAGACCGGCGAGGAAGTCACGGCTGCGGACGTCTATCGCCTGTTCTCCGACGAGTATCTGGAACAGCAGTCGCCATGGCACTTGCGGCGGCATCGCACCGGCCACGCGCCCGGCTCCGAGCGCACGCTGGTCGAGGCGGAACTGTCGTATCAAGGCCAGCCGCGCCAGTGCGACGGACATGCCGACGGCACGCTGGCCGCGTTTGTCGCCGCGCTGCAGTTGCCGATTCGCGTGATGGACTACCACGAGCATGCGATCGGCAGCGGCGCGGATTCGGCTGCGGCCTGCTACGTCGAACTGCGCCTGGGTGACTCGGCCACCGGCTTCGGCGTCGGGGTCGATCGCGACATTGTCACGGCATCGTTCAAAGCCGTGCTCAGCGCGGTCAACCGCCACATTCGGGCCGGTCAGCCCGGCGCGCCGACGTCGGCCGCCGAAGTGGAAAAAGCGGCGAGCTGA
- a CDS encoding NAD(P)H-dependent oxidoreductase has translation MPESRVVVIYAHAAPRLSRVNEPLRHALEQLDGVRVRNLYVRYPDFDIDVAAEQAALASAELVVWQYPVHWYAMPSLMKEWLDTVFTHGWAFGEGGTALRGKALLVLLTAGSAQQAYRPGALHGFHFDAFLPPLQQTAALCRMRWLPPQVFHDARGASPEAVSAHIDAVCAALRQFVATGRLPFVEGA, from the coding sequence ATGCCCGAATCCCGGGTGGTGGTGATTTATGCGCATGCGGCGCCCCGCCTGTCGCGCGTCAACGAACCGTTGCGCCATGCGCTCGAGCAGCTCGATGGCGTACGGGTGCGCAACCTGTACGTGCGCTATCCCGATTTCGACATCGACGTCGCCGCCGAGCAGGCTGCACTCGCCTCGGCCGAGCTGGTGGTCTGGCAATACCCGGTGCACTGGTATGCGATGCCCTCGCTGATGAAGGAATGGCTCGACACGGTGTTCACGCACGGCTGGGCTTTCGGCGAGGGCGGCACGGCCCTGCGCGGCAAGGCGCTGCTGGTGCTGCTCACCGCCGGCAGCGCGCAGCAGGCCTATCGGCCCGGGGCGTTGCACGGCTTTCATTTCGACGCTTTTCTGCCCCCCCTGCAGCAGACCGCGGCGCTATGCCGGATGCGCTGGCTGCCGCCGCAGGTGTTCCACGACGCGCGCGGCGCTTCGCCCGAGGCCGTGAGCGCGCATATCGATGCGGTGTGCGCCGCCTTGCGGCAGTTCGTTGCCACCGGCCGCCTGCCGTTTGTCGAGGGAGCCTGA
- a CDS encoding MFS transporter, with amino-acid sequence MSDKPTDGLPLPQRYWAILTIILGLTLAVLDGAIANVALPTIASDLHARPAASIWIVNAYQLAITISLLPLASLGDIVGYRRIYRIGLAIFTVASLACALSDSLLTLTLARVLQGFGAAGIMSVNTALVRVIYPQRLLGRGIGINALVVAGAAAAGPTVAAGILAIAHWQWLFAVNVPIGIAAFVVAMRALPESQRSPHAFDWQSALYNALTFGLLISAIDSFGHGQRLSMVALELFSSLAIGVLLVRRQLILPSPLLPIDLLRIPMFALSMSTSVCSFAAQMLAFVSLPFFLQDTLGRSYVATGLLMTPWPLAIVVVAPVAGRLVERYHPGLLGAIGLLVFCSGLSLLAMLSVHPSSLDIVWRMALCGVGFGLFQSPNNYAIITSAPRHRSGGASGMLGTARLVGQTTGAALVALVFNLAPVRGTTVTLVVAAGFALLAASTSALRMRLPRPAG; translated from the coding sequence ATGTCCGATAAACCGACCGACGGTCTGCCGCTGCCGCAACGCTACTGGGCAATCCTGACGATCATCCTGGGCCTCACGCTGGCTGTGCTCGACGGCGCGATCGCCAATGTCGCGCTGCCGACCATCGCCAGCGATCTGCATGCGCGGCCGGCCGCCTCGATATGGATCGTCAACGCCTATCAGTTGGCGATCACGATTTCGCTGCTGCCGCTGGCTTCGCTGGGTGACATCGTCGGTTACCGGCGCATTTATCGCATCGGCCTGGCAATTTTCACGGTCGCCTCGCTGGCTTGCGCGCTATCCGATTCGCTGCTGACATTGACCCTGGCGCGGGTGCTGCAGGGTTTTGGCGCGGCCGGCATCATGAGCGTCAACACCGCGCTGGTACGTGTGATTTATCCGCAACGCCTGCTCGGGCGGGGCATCGGCATCAACGCGCTGGTAGTGGCCGGCGCCGCCGCGGCCGGCCCGACGGTCGCCGCCGGCATTCTGGCCATCGCGCACTGGCAATGGCTGTTCGCCGTGAACGTGCCGATCGGCATAGCCGCCTTCGTGGTCGCCATGCGTGCCCTGCCCGAGAGCCAGCGCTCGCCTCACGCATTCGACTGGCAAAGCGCGCTCTACAACGCCCTGACATTCGGACTGCTGATTTCCGCCATCGACAGCTTCGGTCATGGCCAGCGACTCAGCATGGTCGCACTGGAGCTATTTTCGTCGCTGGCCATCGGCGTGCTGCTGGTGCGTCGTCAATTGATCCTGCCGTCGCCGTTGTTGCCGATCGATTTACTGCGCATCCCGATGTTCGCCCTCTCGATGAGTACGTCGGTCTGTTCGTTCGCCGCACAGATGCTGGCCTTCGTATCATTGCCGTTCTTCCTGCAGGACACGCTCGGGCGCAGTTACGTCGCCACCGGTTTGCTGATGACGCCGTGGCCGTTGGCCATCGTGGTGGTCGCGCCGGTCGCTGGACGGCTGGTGGAGCGCTACCACCCCGGCTTGCTGGGTGCCATCGGGCTGCTGGTTTTCTGCAGCGGCCTGAGTCTGCTGGCGATGCTGTCGGTGCATCCGTCGTCGCTCGACATCGTCTGGCGCATGGCGCTGTGCGGCGTCGGCTTCGGGCTGTTTCAGTCGCCGAACAACTACGCGATCATTACCTCGGCCCCCAGGCACCGCAGCGGCGGCGCGAGCGGCATGCTGGGCACCGCGCGGCTGGTCGGACAGACCACCGGCGCCGCACTGGTGGCGCTGGTGTTCAATTTGGCCCCGGTGCGCGGCACCACCGTCACGCTGGTCGTGGCCGCCGGCTTCGCGCTGCTCGCCGCCAGCACGAGCGCCCTGCGCATGCGCTTGCCGCGCCCGGCCGGGTGA